The following are encoded together in the Paludisphaera mucosa genome:
- a CDS encoding alpha/beta hydrolase, producing the protein MRTSVGRLLGALGLVLGLVAGAAAGEEPATKEFVYKTAPQGPLKVVVTYPPGWKATDARPGIVFFFGGGWTNGDVKQFAEQAEHLARRGMVAARADYRVKSRQGVTPAAGVEDAKSAVRWLRAHAREQGVDPDRIAAAGGSAGGHLAACTALTPGLDAAGEDLAVSSRPNALVLFNPVLRFTGAPELMRRIGDDAALGEAISPSRHVGKDAPPALILFGTADRLAPMGDEYVARARAAGARAELFTAEGAGHGFFNRPPWKVRTTDRMDEFLTSLGYLPRPD; encoded by the coding sequence ATGAGGACGAGCGTGGGGCGGTTGCTGGGGGCGTTGGGACTGGTCCTGGGGCTGGTCGCAGGCGCGGCGGCCGGTGAGGAGCCGGCGACCAAGGAGTTCGTCTACAAGACGGCGCCGCAGGGGCCGCTCAAGGTGGTGGTGACCTACCCGCCGGGCTGGAAGGCGACGGACGCGCGGCCGGGAATCGTCTTCTTCTTCGGCGGCGGCTGGACGAACGGCGACGTGAAGCAGTTCGCCGAGCAGGCCGAGCACCTGGCCCGCCGGGGGATGGTGGCGGCGCGGGCCGACTACCGGGTGAAGTCGCGGCAGGGCGTGACGCCCGCGGCGGGCGTCGAGGACGCCAAGAGCGCCGTCAGGTGGCTCCGGGCCCACGCCCGGGAGCAGGGGGTGGACCCCGACCGGATCGCCGCCGCCGGGGGCTCGGCCGGCGGGCACCTCGCCGCCTGCACCGCCCTGACGCCGGGCCTGGACGCGGCGGGCGAGGACCTCGCCGTCTCCTCGAGGCCGAACGCGCTGGTGCTGTTCAACCCCGTCCTGCGGTTCACGGGGGCCCCCGAGCTGATGCGTCGGATCGGCGACGACGCCGCGCTGGGGGAGGCGATCTCGCCCAGCCGCCACGTCGGCAAGGACGCGCCCCCGGCCCTGATCCTCTTCGGCACGGCCGACCGCCTCGCCCCGATGGGGGACGAGTACGTCGCCAGGGCCAGGGCCGCCGGCGCGCGGGCCGAGCTGTTCACGGCCGAGGGGGCGGGCCACGGTTTCTTCAACCGGCCCCCCTGGAAGGTGCGGACCACGGACCGGATGGACGAGTTCCTGACCTCCCTCGGCTACCTGCCCAGGCCCGACTGA
- the hemA gene encoding glutamyl-tRNA reductase, whose protein sequence is MRLLALGVDHRSAPATVREALAFGDDRLAEGLEALQGAFPGNEFVVLSTCNRVEVYAAGPADAAPGVDALSAFLSDFHALRPETFAGHLVGYHDEAVVGHLFRVAASLESLVLGEGQILGQVREAYRSAVDRKAAGPIFHAVFQNALRVGKLVREKTGMDQGKLSVASVAVDLAREVFDTFTDKAVLVIGAGKMADLTLQHLKALNPGRILIVNRNPDRAREVAERWRGQAVAFDRLGQALIDADLVISTTAAAEPIVSLEQYVRVQRARRNRLSLILDIAIPRDFDPRIGELDQVTLYHVDDLRAQAEQNLSRRRKGVDPALLIIERETAACYAAVRRQQDAGALLRQLGDRADQIRLRELEHLFHNLPALSDADREAIAHMAARLQNQFLHHPRAAVRSAAAEPAAAPDAPHPILTAVRHLFGLADAPARNGLK, encoded by the coding sequence GTGAGGCTGCTGGCCCTCGGGGTCGACCACCGCTCCGCCCCCGCGACGGTCCGCGAGGCCCTGGCCTTCGGCGACGACCGCCTCGCCGAGGGGCTGGAAGCCCTCCAGGGGGCCTTCCCCGGCAACGAGTTCGTGGTCCTCTCGACCTGCAACCGGGTGGAGGTCTACGCCGCCGGCCCGGCCGACGCCGCGCCCGGGGTCGACGCCCTCTCGGCCTTCCTGTCCGACTTCCACGCCCTCCGCCCCGAGACGTTCGCCGGCCACCTGGTCGGCTACCACGACGAGGCGGTGGTCGGCCACCTGTTCCGGGTCGCGGCCAGCCTGGAGAGCCTCGTCCTGGGCGAGGGCCAGATCCTGGGCCAGGTCCGCGAGGCGTACCGCTCGGCCGTCGACCGCAAGGCCGCCGGGCCGATCTTCCACGCGGTCTTCCAGAACGCCCTGCGCGTCGGCAAGCTCGTCCGCGAGAAGACCGGCATGGACCAGGGGAAGCTCTCCGTCGCCAGCGTCGCCGTCGACCTCGCCCGCGAGGTCTTCGACACCTTCACCGACAAGGCCGTCCTGGTGATCGGCGCGGGCAAGATGGCGGACCTGACCCTCCAGCACCTCAAGGCCCTGAACCCCGGCCGGATCCTGATCGTCAACCGCAACCCCGACCGCGCCCGGGAGGTCGCCGAGCGCTGGCGGGGCCAGGCCGTCGCCTTCGATCGCCTGGGCCAGGCCCTGATCGACGCCGACCTCGTCATCAGCACCACCGCCGCCGCCGAGCCCATCGTCTCGCTGGAGCAGTACGTCCGGGTCCAGCGGGCCCGCCGCAACCGGCTCTCGCTGATCCTCGACATCGCCATCCCCCGCGACTTCGACCCCCGCATCGGCGAGCTGGACCAGGTGACGCTCTACCACGTCGACGACCTGCGGGCCCAGGCCGAGCAGAACCTCTCGCGGCGCCGCAAGGGGGTCGACCCCGCGCTCCTGATCATCGAGCGCGAGACCGCCGCCTGCTACGCGGCCGTCCGCCGGCAGCAGGACGCCGGCGCGCTCCTGCGGCAGCTCGGCGACCGGGCCGACCAGATCCGCCTGCGGGAGCTGGAGCACCTGTTCCACAACCTGCCCGCGCTCTCCGACGCCGACCGCGAGGCCATCGCCCACATGGCCGCCCGGCTCCAGAACCAGTTCCTCCACCACCCCCGCGCCGCCGTCCGCTCCGCCGCCGCCGAGCCCGCCGCCGCGCCCGACGCCCCCCACCCCATCCTCACCGCCGTCCGCCACCTCTTCGGCCTCGCCGACGCCCCCGCCCGCAACGGCCTCAAGTAG
- a CDS encoding sigma-54 interaction domain-containing protein yields the protein MREVYRTTRQVAPSRACVLIVGETGTGKELIARAIHDLSPRSTGPYIRVNCGALTESLLESELFGHVKGSFTGAVDNRTGRFEAAHTGSIFLDEVNSTSPKLQVKLLRVLQEGEFERVGDNNTKKVDTRIVAATNRDLLDEIDVGRFREDLYYRLNVVPIYLPPLRERRDDVELLVNFFLKRYAEQNKRDMRRVHPEAMRRLREHDWPGNVRELQNYVERAVILGDGAELTVEHLPPQLRGETTPRPIRHRGTSSADFTVLTSELVRQGIRAAGPNANDLHDRVVGQVERELIQQVLQTCDRVQIKAAARLGINRNTLHKKLSEYRIDENAPAAGPPNGDGEDGHDGGRTGDAPHPYDE from the coding sequence ATGCGCGAGGTCTACCGGACCACCCGCCAGGTCGCCCCGTCGCGGGCCTGCGTCCTGATCGTCGGCGAGACCGGCACCGGCAAGGAGCTGATCGCCCGCGCCATCCACGACCTGAGCCCCCGGTCGACCGGCCCCTACATCCGGGTCAACTGCGGCGCCCTGACCGAGAGCCTGCTGGAGAGCGAGCTGTTCGGCCACGTGAAGGGCTCGTTCACCGGCGCGGTCGACAACCGCACCGGCCGGTTCGAGGCGGCCCACACCGGCAGCATCTTCCTCGACGAGGTCAACAGCACCTCGCCTAAGCTCCAGGTGAAGCTCCTGCGCGTCCTGCAGGAAGGGGAGTTCGAGCGGGTCGGCGACAACAACACCAAGAAAGTCGACACCCGGATCGTCGCCGCCACCAACCGCGACCTGCTGGACGAGATCGACGTCGGCCGGTTCCGCGAGGACTTGTACTACCGCCTCAACGTCGTGCCGATCTACCTGCCCCCCCTGCGCGAGCGGCGGGACGACGTCGAGCTGCTGGTCAACTTCTTCCTCAAGCGGTACGCCGAGCAGAACAAGCGCGACATGCGACGCGTCCACCCCGAGGCCATGCGGCGGCTCCGCGAGCACGACTGGCCGGGGAACGTCCGCGAGCTGCAGAACTACGTCGAGCGCGCCGTGATCCTGGGCGACGGGGCCGAGCTGACGGTCGAGCACCTGCCGCCGCAGCTCCGGGGCGAGACCACCCCCCGGCCGATCCGCCACCGCGGGACGTCGAGCGCCGACTTCACCGTGCTGACCTCCGAGCTGGTCCGCCAGGGCATCCGCGCCGCCGGGCCCAACGCCAACGACCTGCACGACCGGGTCGTCGGCCAGGTCGAGCGCGAGCTGATCCAGCAGGTCCTGCAGACGTGCGACCGGGTCCAGATCAAGGCGGCGGCCCGGCTGGGCATCAACCGCAACACGCTCCACAAGAAGCTCTCGGAATACCGCATCGACGAGAACGCGCCCGCCGCCGGCCCCCCCAACGGCGACGGCGAGGACGGCCACGACGGCGGACGGACCGGCGACGCCCCCCACCCCTACGACGAGTGA
- a CDS encoding DNA-methyltransferase, with the protein MRKAAITPSGPDGAAPTPGARNSSESPAGPLDRDRLYPGDCLDLLPRIDTGSVDLIFADPPFNIGYDYDVYDDARDNDAYLDWTRRWGREVVRALKPDGTFWLAIGDEYAAEMKVIFHRELGLTMRSWVVWYYTFGVHCRRKFARSHAHLFYFLKDPKRFTFNDEDVRVPSARQLVYADARANPKGRLPDDTWILRPQDMTTGFDPMEDTWYVPRVCGTFKERAGWHGCQMPEQLLGRIVRACSNPGETVLDPFAGSGTTLTVAKKLDRRFLGFELSPDYASAVERRLAAAHVGQPLEGGPEPLAGGRKTPTEPPARRKRAPAPKRAGA; encoded by the coding sequence ATGCGGAAAGCGGCCATCACTCCCTCCGGGCCGGACGGGGCGGCGCCGACCCCCGGCGCGCGGAATTCCAGCGAATCTCCTGCCGGCCCCCTCGACCGCGACCGTTTGTACCCGGGCGACTGCCTGGACCTGTTGCCCCGGATCGACACCGGCTCGGTCGACCTGATTTTCGCCGACCCCCCCTTCAACATCGGCTATGATTACGACGTCTACGACGACGCCCGCGACAACGACGCCTACCTCGACTGGACGAGGCGTTGGGGCCGCGAGGTCGTTCGTGCGCTCAAGCCCGACGGGACGTTCTGGCTCGCGATCGGCGACGAATACGCCGCCGAGATGAAGGTGATCTTTCATCGCGAGCTGGGGCTGACCATGCGGAGCTGGGTGGTTTGGTACTATACGTTTGGGGTCCACTGTCGACGTAAATTCGCTCGCAGCCACGCCCACTTGTTCTACTTCTTGAAGGACCCCAAACGTTTCACCTTCAACGACGAGGACGTCCGCGTCCCGTCGGCCCGTCAGCTCGTCTACGCCGACGCCCGCGCCAACCCCAAGGGCCGGCTCCCCGACGACACCTGGATCCTCCGCCCCCAGGACATGACCACGGGCTTCGACCCGATGGAGGACACCTGGTACGTCCCCCGCGTCTGCGGGACGTTCAAGGAGCGCGCCGGCTGGCACGGCTGCCAGATGCCCGAACAGCTTTTGGGCCGGATCGTCCGGGCCTGCTCGAACCCCGGCGAGACCGTGCTCGACCCCTTCGCCGGCAGCGGCACGACCCTGACCGTCGCCAAGAAGCTCGACCGCCGGTTCCTCGGCTTCGAGCTGTCCCCGGACTACGCCTCGGCCGTCGAGAGACGCCTCGCCGCCGCGCACGTCGGCCAGCCCCTGGAAGGGGGGCCCGAGCCCCTCGCCGGGGGCCGAAAGACCCCCACCGAGCCACCGGCCCGCAGGAAGCGGGCCCCCGCGCCCAAGCGCGCGGGGGCCTGA
- a CDS encoding H-X9-DG-CTERM domain-containing protein translates to MDRPARRGRGFTLMELLVVIALPTYGAVTARSFHAGGLNALLLDGSVRFIKNTIALPTWRALGTRAGGEVVSDY, encoded by the coding sequence ATGGATCGACCGGCGCGACGGGGGCGGGGTTTCACGCTGATGGAGCTGCTGGTGGTGATCGCGCTGCCGACCTACGGCGCCGTCACCGCCCGCAGCTTCCACGCCGGCGGCCTGAACGCCCTGCTGCTCGACGGCTCCGTCCGGTTCATCAAGAACACCATCGCCCTGCCGACCTGGCGCGCGCTCGGCACCCGCGCCGGCGGCGAGGTCGTGAGCGACTATTGA
- a CDS encoding alpha/beta fold hydrolase: MVETIGGRAAPMRTLDEAVAQGRLCPSPTPRPEGRRLVVVVHGWRRTPEAYKGLLRSFRDDPRLADCDLLPWAYRAGRLSNTNPTGVAQGLATEIDRLDRENDYREIFLVGHSMGGVIVRAALLDGIERDLAWAAPGKRKVRRLVLLASTNRGFDVPRFLGPAVFVIRHLPFPVASFALSMLRGSWFVTGVRLRWLRRFCGTEPPETVQILGTRDPVVGPDDSADVFRYANSALVPVDADHISILPSGPDDPTYPYVVDALLGPMSAKHRPRQPAPRSRVVFLIHGIRDYGPWLDDLREAVLRLDPEAEVLPIRYGYFKLINFLAPSLRAGKVRDFVDRYVQELAKRPDVPFAAAGHSNGTFIIATAVKDVPGVEFERVYLAGSVLPDDFAWDALIGGKVAQVRNDTARSDWVVALICGTLSWLAPYRDLGIGGFAGFQRLPPGSESRYLPGDHGAALTKDNLSSIAAFLVHGRPGALTGLPTSLPTWLDRGSRGLFWILLVALVAIVGLLFVVGLTPAILWTGAILAVVAVVFLIAY, translated from the coding sequence ATGGTGGAGACGATCGGGGGTCGGGCCGCGCCGATGCGGACGTTGGACGAGGCCGTCGCTCAGGGACGGCTCTGCCCGTCGCCGACGCCCCGGCCGGAGGGCCGGCGGCTGGTCGTCGTGGTCCACGGCTGGAGGCGGACGCCCGAAGCCTACAAGGGGCTGCTGCGGTCCTTCCGCGACGATCCCCGGCTCGCCGACTGCGACCTGCTCCCCTGGGCCTACCGGGCCGGGCGGCTGTCGAACACCAACCCGACCGGCGTGGCCCAGGGGCTGGCGACCGAGATCGATCGGCTGGATCGCGAGAACGACTATCGGGAGATCTTCCTGGTGGGCCACAGCATGGGGGGCGTGATCGTCCGGGCCGCCCTGCTGGACGGGATCGAGCGGGACCTCGCCTGGGCCGCCCCCGGGAAGCGGAAGGTCCGGCGGCTGGTCCTGCTGGCGTCGACGAATCGCGGGTTCGACGTGCCGAGGTTCCTCGGGCCGGCGGTCTTCGTCATCCGCCACCTGCCGTTCCCCGTGGCTTCGTTCGCCCTGAGCATGCTGCGCGGGAGCTGGTTCGTCACGGGGGTCCGGCTCCGCTGGCTCCGCCGGTTCTGCGGGACCGAGCCGCCCGAGACCGTGCAGATCCTGGGCACCCGCGACCCGGTCGTCGGCCCCGACGACAGCGCCGACGTGTTCCGGTACGCCAACTCCGCGCTGGTCCCGGTCGACGCCGACCACATCTCGATCCTCCCGTCCGGGCCCGACGACCCGACGTACCCTTACGTCGTGGACGCCCTGCTGGGGCCGATGTCCGCCAAGCACCGCCCGCGGCAGCCGGCCCCGCGGAGCCGGGTCGTCTTCCTCATCCACGGGATCCGCGACTACGGCCCCTGGCTCGACGACCTCCGCGAGGCCGTGCTGCGGCTCGACCCCGAGGCCGAGGTCCTGCCGATCCGCTACGGCTATTTCAAGCTCATCAACTTCCTCGCGCCGTCGCTGCGGGCCGGCAAGGTGCGGGACTTCGTCGACCGCTACGTCCAGGAGCTGGCCAAGCGGCCCGACGTGCCGTTCGCGGCGGCCGGCCACAGCAACGGCACGTTCATCATCGCGACGGCCGTGAAGGACGTGCCCGGCGTCGAGTTCGAGCGCGTCTACCTCGCCGGCAGCGTCCTGCCCGACGACTTCGCCTGGGACGCCCTGATCGGCGGCAAGGTCGCGCAGGTCCGCAACGACACCGCCCGCTCCGACTGGGTGGTCGCCCTGATCTGCGGCACCCTGAGCTGGCTGGCCCCCTACCGCGACCTCGGCATCGGCGGGTTCGCCGGCTTCCAGCGCCTCCCCCCCGGATCCGAGAGCCGCTACCTGCCAGGCGACCACGGCGCGGCCCTGACCAAGGACAACCTCTCCTCGATCGCCGCGTTCCTCGTGCACGGCCGCCCCGGCGCCCTGACGGGCCTGCCGACCAGCCTGCCGACCTGGCTCGACCGGGGCTCGCGCGGCCTCTTCTGGATCCTGCTCGTCGCCCTCGTCGCGATCGTCGGCCTCCTCTTCGTGGTCGGCCTCACGCCCGCCATCCTCTGGACCGGCGCGATCCTGGCCGTCGTCGCCGTCGTTTTCCTGATCGCATATTGA
- a CDS encoding phasin family protein produces the protein MIDLIKKTLLTGVGLAVMTKDKVEELGRDLADQAKLGESEGREFVDNLMKQSENARGEFETRVNALVKKAVDGLNLAPKDELTKLQARVAELEAELKRHDESATHAG, from the coding sequence ATGATCGACCTCATCAAGAAGACGCTGTTGACGGGCGTGGGCCTCGCCGTGATGACCAAGGACAAGGTGGAGGAGCTGGGCCGCGACCTGGCCGACCAGGCCAAGCTCGGCGAGAGCGAGGGCCGGGAGTTCGTCGACAACCTCATGAAGCAGTCGGAGAACGCCCGCGGCGAGTTCGAGACCCGGGTGAACGCCCTCGTCAAGAAGGCCGTCGACGGCCTGAACCTCGCCCCCAAGGACGAGCTGACCAAGCTCCAGGCGCGGGTCGCCGAGCTGGAGGCGGAACTCAAGCGGCACGACGAGTCCGCCACGCACGCCGGCTGA
- a CDS encoding cytochrome C assembly family protein: MDRLKILCFAGTYGLALAVELARVFVRGGGAFRWHLGVGLTFLGWCVQTIYLANIAWKDQTLLPVTSAFESVMVLSWVVALIGLYLMIQWPRNVAVGFFTLPLVLGLILGAAWFVPRSEGREWEGATAFWGTIHGVFLLAGAVCASLAFAAGLMYLAQMRRLKSKPAHRFGFSLPSLEQSERVNRGAVVAAFPLLTAGLLIGALLSAVELRKGGVEASSGVPWYDPKVLSAAGMWLVFAVLLHARFRPSMRGRTVMMLTIAAFAFLVFTWVGVEALRLPTAHGAPRTAGRLP, from the coding sequence ATGGATCGGCTCAAGATCCTCTGTTTCGCCGGGACGTACGGGCTGGCGCTGGCCGTCGAGCTGGCGAGGGTCTTCGTGCGCGGCGGCGGGGCGTTCCGGTGGCACCTGGGGGTCGGCCTGACCTTCCTGGGCTGGTGCGTGCAGACGATCTACCTGGCGAACATCGCCTGGAAGGACCAGACGCTCCTGCCGGTGACCTCGGCGTTCGAGTCGGTGATGGTGCTGTCGTGGGTGGTGGCCCTGATCGGGCTCTACCTGATGATCCAGTGGCCCCGGAACGTGGCCGTGGGGTTCTTCACGCTCCCCCTGGTCCTGGGCCTGATCCTGGGCGCGGCCTGGTTCGTGCCGCGGTCGGAAGGGCGGGAGTGGGAGGGGGCGACGGCCTTCTGGGGGACGATCCACGGCGTCTTCCTGCTGGCGGGGGCCGTCTGCGCCTCGCTGGCGTTCGCGGCCGGGCTGATGTACCTGGCCCAGATGCGGCGGCTGAAGTCCAAGCCGGCGCACCGGTTCGGCTTCTCGCTGCCGAGCCTGGAGCAGTCCGAGCGGGTGAACCGCGGCGCGGTGGTGGCGGCCTTCCCGCTGCTGACGGCCGGGCTCCTGATCGGGGCCCTGCTCAGCGCGGTGGAGTTGCGGAAGGGGGGCGTCGAGGCCTCGTCGGGCGTCCCCTGGTACGACCCCAAGGTCCTGAGCGCGGCGGGGATGTGGCTGGTGTTCGCGGTGCTCCTGCACGCCCGGTTCCGGCCGTCGATGCGGGGGCGGACGGTGATGATGCTGACGATCGCCGCGTTCGCCTTCCTGGTCTTCACCTGGGTCGGCGTCGAGGCCCTGCGGCTGCCGACGGCCCACGGCGCGCCCCGGACGGCGGGGAGGCTGCCGTGA